TCCCGACAAGTGATGAGCGGTGGACGAAGGCGTGTATTGACCGTGTGGAGCGAATGATCCTGCGTGACCGGAATCATCCGTCGATTCTCTTCTGGAGCCTTGGAAATGAAGCCGGCAAGGGCGAGAATTTTGTGAGAATGCGTCAAAGTGCTGAAAAGCTGGATGATACAAGGATTTTCCATTATGAAGGAATGTACGATAAAAGGTGTACAGATCTTTTGAGCCGAATGTATCCGGATGAGGTAGAATTTGAAAAACTTTGCAAAAAGCAGAAGATTAAAAACTGGACTGCATTTATAGCAAACAGTTTGGCAGCAGATGATAAAGATATCGATTGTCAGATGTATGAAAAGATGCCGGTTATTTTGTGTGAATATGCCCATTGCATGGGAAACAGTCTCGGAAATTTCAAAGAATATACAGATGCATTTGAGCAATATCCGCATATGTGCGGAGGATTTATCTGGGATTTTGTCGATCAGGCAATCCACAAGAGAAAAGATGATACAGATCAGTGGCTGTATGGAAGTGATTTTGATGAAGCGTATAGCCCGTATGGATTCCGAAAGAAAAATGCAAAAGGAAATGATGGAGCATTCTGTGCAAATGGAATTGTGGCGGCAGACCGGACACTCCATCCGGCAGCATATGAAGTGAGAAAATGTTATCAGATGCTTTCAATAGCTGTTGAAAGTATGCAGGAAAAGTCTTTTCGAATCTACAATAAGCAGATGTTTAACGGCTTACAAAATTATGAATTACACTGGGAGGCAAAAGAAGACGGAACACTTCTGTCACAGGGAGAAATCTCCCATGAATTGCTGGATCTGATCAGTCCGAAGACATCAAAAGTGGTGACTATACAAGATAAAATGGAAGGTGCGGATACAATTACATTTTGGTGGAAATTGAAAAACGATACAAAATGGGCCAGAAAAGGAGATGTCGTTGCATATGATCAGATAATTTTGAAAAATGTAATAAAAGAGAAGGTAAGAAAAAAGAGTGAAAATACAGAAAATATTACTCAAAGAAGGAATTTATCTGTAGTAGAAACTGAACAGGAGATTAAAATCAGCGGGAACCATTTCTTGTATAAAATAAAGGATGGACTGATCTGTTCTGCGCAAATCAACGGAGAAGAACTGTTTCTTGCACCGATGCGTCCCAATTTTTCAAGAGCTATGACAGATAATGATATTGATACGGCACATTTTGTTCCGGCGATGTTGAATTCTATGCCTGTAAAGAAGTGGCAGATGGCAGAAGAAAAGCTTCGATATGTAAAACATACAATTGAACAGACAGAAGAAAAGACAAAGATCAGAACCTATTGGAGACATCCACTCTGTAAAGCCCTTGTCATAGAGTATCTGTTTGGTTTGGATGGAGAAGTAGAAATCAGGATGGCAGGCATTTCAAAAAAGATTGATTTTGTCCGGATCGGAATGACAATTACGATGCCAGATAGTTTTGATGAGATCAGTTGGTATGGAAGAGGTCCATGGGAATGTTATCCGGACAGAAAAACAGCTGCATTGTTCGATCATTATTCCATGAGTGTGAAAGAATTAGAGCACAAGTATATGCGTCCGCAGGAAAATGGAACGAGATGTGATGTGAAAAAATTAGAATTAATTTCTAAGGATAGAAAAAGACTTTCAATCATTAATCTTAATCCTGGTGGAATGCTTTTTAGTGCATGGCATTACTCTCAGAGAGCACTGGAAGATGCCACACATAGTCATTTGTTGAAAAAAGAATGGGTGACAACATTAAATGTTGACGGCGCAATGTGTGGTGTAGGAGGGGATCTTCCGGGAATGCTCTCATTACATGAAAAATACCGGCTGCGGACTGGTGAAAAGCAGACAGCACATTTTAAACTCAAATTTGATGAATGAATGTATGATATTACAATAAATGGAATGATTTTACAATAAAAAGAATGTGGAACGTGATATTTTATAAGCACAATAAAAGTAGAAAGAAGGAAGAGAAAATGGCAAAGAAACCGTTGGGGACAGATAAGTTCGGTGTCCAGAAAGTTATGAGGACAAAGGATTATCTTGGAGATTCATTAGGACAATTTTCACTGAATGCAATCTCAACAATTATTGGACAGCTGACTTATTTTTATACAGACAAAGTTGGTCTGGCAGCAGGGGCGATTGCAACTGTATTGTTGATCAGTAAGATTATTGATGCATTTACAGATCTGATCATGGGAAATATTGTAGATCATACGAAACCAGGTAAGGAAAAATACAGACCATGGCTTTTAAAGGCTGGTATACCGGCCGGTATTATGCTTGTATTGATGTTTACTGTACCAAAGACATCCGGAACACTTCAGATTGCTTATGCACTCGTAACCAATATTTTACTATCAGCAGTGCTTTATACAGCAGTAGCTATTCCATATGGCTCTTTGATGGCTGTCCGTACAAACAGTCAGGAAGAACGTGGAATTATGGGTACATGGAGAGCAGGAGCCGGCTATGTGGCAGGATTTATTATGGCAATTCTGATCATTCCAATTACAAATGCATTGGGAGGAACACAGAGTGCATGGATTAAATTTGGCGTGATTATTGGATTATTCATTATTTTAGCTTTTGGTATTGCTTATCTGACAAGTAGAGAAACGGCTACAGAATCAGGTACAGTGGCTGAAAAAGTTGAAGAAGAGGAAGAAGCGATTCCTTTCAGAGAGGCGATTACAAAATTATTTCATAATAAATATTGGGTGATCGTTCTTATTGTAAATCTTCTGGCTTGTATCCTCTACGGAACAACAGCAGCTGCGGGAACTTATTATTGCAAATGGATTTTTGGAAATGATAATCTGGTAGGATTACTTGGAGGAGTTGGATTGATTCCTACATTCCTTGGATTTGCCCTTGTAGGTGTGATGATCAAGAAACTTGGAGTTGTTGGAACATTGAAGTTTAGTTTCGGAATCGGTATTATTTCCAATGTGCTGATGATTTTCTTACATAATAATTTCACTGCATATATGGTTCTTGGATGCTTTACAACGTTTGCAACCATTCCTATGATGTGTCTGGTTGGAGTTATGACGACAATGGCAATTGATTTCAATGAATATAAATATGGTGTGAAAATGGTTGCGTGCTCCAACAGTGCTTCCAGTTTTGGAGGAAAGGTAGGAAGCGGAGTTGGAGGATCGCTGATTGGATGGATGCTTGCAGCAGTAGGATATGATGCTACCCTTTCTGTTGCGCCGGAAGCAACGAAGATGGCAATCTATGGATTTTGCTTCATTATCCCGTTAATTGCATTTGTGGTTATGTTTGTTCTTGTGAGTCAGTTTGATCTTGAGAAAAAGCTGCCTCAGATGAGAGAAGAGGTCGCGAAAAGAAAGCAGGAAACAGTAACGGACTAAGTGATCTGCTGTGTCTGTTTTCTGTATTGGGTAGGAGTAATTCCGTACTTCTTTTTAAATACATTCTGAAAATAAGCCTGAGAGGAGAAGCAGAGGTAACTGCTGATTTCACTCAGGCTTTTTTCTGTAAAGGTAAGCAGACTTTTGGACTCTTCTAACTTGCAGCGCATGATAAAACTGCTGATATCAAAGCCGAGTTCCTTTTTAAATTTTTTCGTAAGATAGGAGCGGCTTTTCCCGATATGTTCCGTGACATCACCAACCTGGATCGGTTCATTTACATGACGGGAGATGAACTGGACACAATCAAAAATTTCTTTGGACATTCCACCTGGAATTTTCCCTTTTGCAACACGCTCTGCAAAATCAATCAGCATGGAATAATTGAGATTTTCAATATAAGTGAGATTCTGTGAATGCTCACAATCCTGGATATAGACATCGGCCAGCTGATAGGCTTCTTCCAGATTCATTCCACCCTGAATGGCTGCACGTGTAGTGAGTGTTGCAATTGTAATGAAAATGTTTTTCTTTTGTCTGAGCGCATTGCCCGCGACAATCCCCTCCACAAGATTCTGCGAGCTGTTGAGAAGTTCTTTCAATCGTTTGATATCTCCGTTCTGGACATATTTCATCATTTCTTTTTCGTAAAAATATGTATTATGATATTTTTGATTTTCTTTGAGCTCCATGATTTTTTCTGTGTAAACACTGGATATCTTATCTGTCTGGCTCAATCTTTCCAATTGGAAATGCTCACTGACAGAGATTACTTCATCATTGATGCAGAAGTGTAAATAAGCAAGAACATTCAAAAAAGAATAGAGTGATTGCGGTGGAATGCTTTGTAAAAAATGTGAGACGCGGGAATGAAAGGAAGCATCAATGGTCCATTCCTTCATAAAATTGTGCGTATCAGATTCTGTTACCGGTGTACTGAAGACAGGTCCGACAATAAGACAATAATCGCGTCCGGATGATTCGACGTAACCATAATAAGTAAAAGAATCAGAAACAAAGTAGTCCGGATTCTTTTTGAAATTTAAAAAATCTGGAGAAGGATTATTTACAATAATATCAAACCCGGCATCTTCAGGATAAGTATAACTTTGATCCGACGCATAATCATAGCAATTGATTGGGAGAAAGGTGGATTCATAAAATAATCTGCAAAATGACTTAATATCCTTAATCATAAATAACCTCCGAAAAATGAATTTGATGTAAAAGAAATTTAAATACTGAAATATCCAACATATATGATTTTACAATAATTGAACTGATATTACAATAATCAATAGCTGGACGTATGATATTTTATACTCATGGTAAGCTGATATTTATAGTAACCAGAGTAATTTATATGATTTTAGAGAATAAGTGGGAGGAAATTTATGTTTATTCAGAATATAACTTGTGAATTTGTAAAAAATTCGATTTCGATTGATTGTCAACACCCAAGATTTTCATGGGAGATTGTTGCAGAAAAAAACAATGTTTTTCAGAAAGCCTGGCAAATGATTGTCAGAAATGAAGAGAATGTAATTGTATGGGATAGTGGTGTTCAGGAGACCCCTGATACTACAGATATTTCTTATCAGGGAGAAAAGTTAAAATCAACATCCGTATATCATTATCAGATTACTGTGTGGACAAATACAGGGGAAATGCTTCAAAGTGGAGAGAATTATTTTGAAACTGCATTTTTTGATCATTCTGACTGGAAAGCAAAGTGGATGGAGCCGGAGCCATTGCCGCAATTACCACAGAATCCTCTGCTTGAAGCGAAAAAAGAGTGGCAAAAGATTACAGAAGCAATGATGCACGGAGATATGAGTGCAATGAAAACAGAAGAGGATATCTGGGAGGCTTTGCCGATGGAACCTTATGATCCGGCAGTACAGATGCGCCGTGTTTTTCGGGCAGACAAACCAGTGAAACGAGCCCGTCTGTATGTGACCTCACATGGTATTTATGAAGTGAAGATCAATGGAAAGTCAGTGACGGACAGCCGATTAAATCCAGGATTTACAGCATATGACAGAAGGTTGAAGTATCAGGTCTACAATGTGGACGAATTGGTACAAAACGGAGAAAATGCAATTTCTGTGACTGTTGCGGACGGATGGTATAAAGGAAAGATTGCGCTTGGACACGGATGTGAATATGGAGAAGTTCCGGGAGCATTGCTACAGTTGGAGATGATAGATGAAAATGGTAAAAAACAAGTCATCTGTTCCGATGAAAACTGGAAATATTCCTTCGATGGACCGGTACGAAGTGCGGATTTATTCTTAGGTGAAACCTATGATGCAAGAAGATATGACGGGGAGCCATCCGAGATAGAGTATGATGATAAAAAGTGGCTTCAGGTGAGAACACATACAATGGAAAATCCAATACCGGAAGCGCAGATCAGTCCACTGGCAAAGGTATTTGAAGAAGTTCCTGCACAGAGCGTATTTGTTACACCAAATGGCGAAACAGTGGTTGATTTTGGACAGAACCTTGCAGGAACCATCCGGGTAAAGATTCAGGAAGAAATCGGCACAGAAGTGAAATTCGAACATGGAGAAATGCTTGACGGTCAGGGGAACTTCTTCTATGTTTTTGCCGGAACAAGCAGGGCACAAGAGGATATTTATATTTGCGGAGAGAAGCGGGAAGAAATTTTTGAGCCACATTTTACATATCATGGATTCCGCTATGTGCGCGTGACTGGTGGAGCAGATTGGAAGAAAGAAGATTTCACAGCTCTTGCAATCAGTACAGAAAATGAAGTAACAGGAAATTTCCAATGCTCGGATGAGCAGATCAATCAGCTGCAGAGTAATATTTACTGGAGCCAGCGTTCGAATAACATTACGATTCCGACAGATTGTCCGACAAGAGAAAAAGCAGGATGGACAGGAGATGTAGTGGTCTATGGGGCAACAGCATTGTATAATCAGAATATGACAGCCTTTTACGAAGACTGGCTCCGCAGTATTCGCCTGGATCAGCTGGAAAATGGATATGTGCTGGGAACAGTACCACAGATCAGAAATTATGTACAGCAGGGGGATACAGGTTCTCTTGGCTGGGGGGATGTCATACTGACACTGCCACTTCAGTTGTACCAGTTCTACGGAGACAAAGAAGTTCTTCAGGCAAATTACGAGGCGATGGAGGAATGGATGCAGTCCATGGAGCGTGCTGCACATGAACTGCCAAGTGAAGCAGTTCCTTATGGGGGATCACAGACAGAACAGAATTGTGATGAAAGAAGTCTTGAAAACCAGCGTTATCTGATCAATACAGGATTTCATTTTGGAGACTGGATTATTCCAAGTGTTGTGAATGAAGAGGGATTTACCGATGGACCGGCTTCAGCATTTCTTACAATGAATTATGTTGGAAGCAGTCTGCTGGCAGCAGATGCAGATATGTTTTCGGAAATTTCTGAATTAGTTGGAAATATGGAGAATGCAGAGAAATACTGTGCTTATGCAAACAGAGTCCGTCAGGCGTTCGAAGAAGAATATGTATCAGAGGATGGAAAGCTTGGGCAGGAGATGCAGGGAAATTATATTCTGGCATTGAGACATCATATGGTGTCACCGGAGAAAGAACCACTTCTTGCGGAAAGACTGAATGAACTTGTAGTAAAGAACGGATTCAGATTGGATACCGGTTTTATGGCTACCCCACATATTCTTGATATCTTATGTCAGTATGGCTATGCAGATACTGCATGGAAAGTATTGCTTCAGAAGCAGTGCCCGTCCTGGCTCTATGAAGTAGAACAGGGGGCAACAACAGTCTGGGAAAACTGGGATGCAGTAAGAACGGACGGGAAACTGGCAGGTTGTTCCTTCAATCATTATGCGTTTGGCTGTGTCGGAGATTTCCTATACCGGAAAGTTCTTGGTATTCAGAATACAGGAATTGGGTATGATAAGATCCTGATCGCACCGGAGTATGACTGTCCGTTTAAGTGGGCAGAAGGAACCTATCACAGTGTAAATGGAAACATTGAGTTAAGATGGGAAAAGAATAAAAATCAAGTAAAGATTTCCGGACGGATTCCGGCAAATACATCCGCATGCTTAAAGCTGCCAGATGGAACAGAAAAAGAACTTGGAAATGGATGGTTTGAAGTAAAAGCAGGATTAGATTCAGGCATAAAAGAATAAGATGGAGAAAGATCATTTTCATCCGTTTGATACGTCAGTGGGAGACTTTGATTTGTGGCAGGATGAGAATGGAAATGGATACTTGTATTTTGAACACGATCATGCAGGCGTGATTTCAACAGGGCTGACAGAAGATTTTCTGGATGTACAGGGAGAGCATCTGGATATGTTTACAGGTCTGAAACCACCATATACAAGAGAAGGATGTACACACTTTGTGTATAAAGAGAAACATTATCTCTTTACCAGTGGAATGATCGGATATATACCAAATCCAAGCGAGATCGCGGTAAGTGATACTCCGCTTGGTCCCTATGAGGTATTGGGAAATCCGCATAGGGATGATTCGAGTAGTGCGTCGTTCAATAGCCAGATCTCTTATGTGTTCCATGATCCTGAACGAGAAGATCTGTATCTTGTGATGGCAGACCGCTGGGTACCGGAATACGTGGTAACGAAAGCAAAATATGAAAGTCTGGAACGTGTGATTACTTTCCAGTATAATTCAGAAATCCACCCAACAGAAGCAGACTATAAAGTTGCAATGGATGCCCCATTTCTTGGAAATGCGAATACTTCTATTGCAGACTATGTCTGGCTGCCACTGAATCTGGATGGAGAGTATCCGACGATTGAGTGGAAAGAGGAGTGGAGACCATAAAGAAGAAAGGGGAGAGAGAAAAGAAAATGCAAAAGAATAAGAAGAAAATTAACAAGAAGATTATTTTAATTATAATAGCGGTTTTACTGATTTTACAAATTGGCTGGATTGCATTTTCCGGTATGCAGTGGGGATGGGGACCATTTGCAAAACTGCATGATATAAAAATGTCAAAGCTGCCTGGAAATGATGAAAAATATGCACTGAATCAGACAGAAGAAAATGTTCACGATGAACTTCAGGGAAAGAAAATTATTTTTCTTGGTTCATCAGTTACTTATGGAGCATCTGCAAAGGGAGTATCATTTGCAGATTATATAGGAAAACGCAATCAGGCTGAAGTAGTGAAGGAAGCTGTATCAGGAACTACATTAGTAGATAACGGAGCTAATTCTTATATCAGCAGATTGAAGAAAATAAAAGAAGCGCAGGCAGATTTATTTATCTGTCAGCTTTCGACCAATGATGCGAGCCAGAAGAAAGAATTGGGAATGATTGGGGAGTCAAAAGAGTTAGATTCATTTGATACAGAAACAGTATCCGGTGCGATAGAATATATTATATGCTATGCAAAGGAAACATGGGATTGCCCGGTTATGTTCTATACGAATCCCCGATATGACAGTGCAGAATATGAAGAAATGGTCCAATTGTTATTGCAGATTCAGAAAAAATGGGGGATTGGAGTGATTGATCTGTGGAATGATGCAGAGTTTAATGAGCTGACAGATGAAGAATGCTCCCTTTACATGGCAGATAAGATACATCCGACACAGGCGGGATATCTGGAATGGTGGACTCCATATATGGAGGAGAAGATGGAAGAGTATTTGGCTGATCAGAAGAGTAAATAAAAGTGAGAAGGATAACATATAAGCTTGTGTGTAGAGCGGAAGAGCTTGAAGATTCTCCGCTCTTTTCTTATGCCAGGATATGAAGGCGCTCCAGGGAAGCAATTGCAGCAAGGTGGGAGATGAATTGCAGGAGGAACACCACAATATTTACTTCAGATGAGTGATAAGTTAAGTGTGGAAGAAAATATAAAAAATACTTATTTGAATCCAACCTCTTTTTGTATGAGGAGCCGGTAAGTCTTTTAAAGCAAGAAGTAAGAGAACCAGTAATTTATAATGCAATTATTACGGCAATCGCAACAGGAACTTCGAGAATGTCAGAGATAGCTACAAAAGTAGGAGAGAGTACCACTACTTGTACAGCATATATTAAGAATCTGATTAATCTTGGAATTATTAAAAGAGAAACTCCATATGGTGAAAAAATTTGATTCGGACAATCGCAAGATTTGCATAACCAAACAGGGACGGAGTGGTTTAACATGGCATTTATCAGGCACCGGAGAAAGACATACTCTGTGGTATATAAAATCCTGGATGAGAATGGAAAAGAACATATAACATCTGAAACATTTGCTACGCAGAAAGAAGCAGATAAACGGAAAAAAGAAATTGAGTACAAGCAGTCTATCGGAAAATTTGAGGTTCAAAAGTGTGCAACATTGAAAGAACTGATTGAAGAATATGTGCAGATATATGGACATGACAAGTGGGGTGTTTCCACTTACTCTGGTAATGTGGCTCTGATAAATAATTACATTCTTCCAACAATCGGAGATACCAAGCTTGCAGGCATCAATACACATTTTATAGAGAAGTATTATAAGGATCTTCTTAAAATGCCGGCGGTAAAGAGTACAAAGAATCCGGATGGTACAGGAACAATCACGGAAAGTACAGTAAATGAGATACATAAGGTATTAAGGAGCTGTTTCCGTCAGACGGTTAAGTGGGATATGATGAAAAAGAACCCGGCTGTGGATGCAACCGTTCCGAAAGCAAAGAAGCAGGAGCGTGAGATCTGGACAGCAGAGATGCTTATGCAGGCATTGGAAGCCTGTGATAACAAAATGCTCAAAATAGCATTTCAGCTTGCATTTACGGCAACACTTCGTATCGGAGAACTTCTTGGACTGACCTGGGATGATATGGATATTTCGGAAGAGGCAATTGCAGATAACAAAGCCTATGTTATCATCAATAAACAGGTAGAGAGAGTATCAAAGGATGCAATAGAAGCACTCAATTCAAAAGAAATTATCATGACATTTCCAAGCCAGAAGAAAAATAACAGGACGGTCAGAGTGCTGAAAATACCAAAGACAGACAGCAGTGTCAGGAAGGTGTTTATTCCAAAATCAGTAGCACAATGTCTGATTGATCTGAAAGCAGATCAGGATGAGATAAAGGAAGTGCTTGGGAATGAATATCAGGATTATAATCTGGTAATGGCAACAACATTTGGTATTCCTATAGGAGACAGCTATTTAAGGACAAAAATGCAGGAAATCATAGATGAACTGGGGCTGCCAGATGTAGTGTTTCACAGCCTGCGTCATACCAGTGTTACCTACAAGCTGAAATTAAGTGGTGGAGATATTAAAGCAGTCCAGGGAGACTCCGGCCATGCTCAGGCGGATATGGTAACGGAAGTGTATGGCCATATCCTGGACGAAGACCGAAGGAAGAATGCGGAGCTTATGGAGAATGCCTTTTATAATAAGGAAAATCTCAATCCTCAGATGAAAAATCAG
This Ruminococcus hominis DNA region includes the following protein-coding sequences:
- a CDS encoding SGNH/GDSL hydrolase family protein: MQKNKKKINKKIILIIIAVLLILQIGWIAFSGMQWGWGPFAKLHDIKMSKLPGNDEKYALNQTEENVHDELQGKKIIFLGSSVTYGASAKGVSFADYIGKRNQAEVVKEAVSGTTLVDNGANSYISRLKKIKEAQADLFICQLSTNDASQKKELGMIGESKELDSFDTETVSGAIEYIICYAKETWDCPVMFYTNPRYDSAEYEEMVQLLLQIQKKWGIGVIDLWNDAEFNELTDEECSLYMADKIHPTQAGYLEWWTPYMEEKMEEYLADQKSK
- a CDS encoding helix-turn-helix domain-containing protein, which produces MIKDIKSFCRLFYESTFLPINCYDYASDQSYTYPEDAGFDIIVNNPSPDFLNFKKNPDYFVSDSFTYYGYVESSGRDYCLIVGPVFSTPVTESDTHNFMKEWTIDASFHSRVSHFLQSIPPQSLYSFLNVLAYLHFCINDEVISVSEHFQLERLSQTDKISSVYTEKIMELKENQKYHNTYFYEKEMMKYVQNGDIKRLKELLNSSQNLVEGIVAGNALRQKKNIFITIATLTTRAAIQGGMNLEEAYQLADVYIQDCEHSQNLTYIENLNYSMLIDFAERVAKGKIPGGMSKEIFDCVQFISRHVNEPIQVGDVTEHIGKSRSYLTKKFKKELGFDISSFIMRCKLEESKSLLTFTEKSLSEISSYLCFSSQAYFQNVFKKKYGITPTQYRKQTQQIT
- a CDS encoding alpha-L-rhamnosidase, whose product is MFIQNITCEFVKNSISIDCQHPRFSWEIVAEKNNVFQKAWQMIVRNEENVIVWDSGVQETPDTTDISYQGEKLKSTSVYHYQITVWTNTGEMLQSGENYFETAFFDHSDWKAKWMEPEPLPQLPQNPLLEAKKEWQKITEAMMHGDMSAMKTEEDIWEALPMEPYDPAVQMRRVFRADKPVKRARLYVTSHGIYEVKINGKSVTDSRLNPGFTAYDRRLKYQVYNVDELVQNGENAISVTVADGWYKGKIALGHGCEYGEVPGALLQLEMIDENGKKQVICSDENWKYSFDGPVRSADLFLGETYDARRYDGEPSEIEYDDKKWLQVRTHTMENPIPEAQISPLAKVFEEVPAQSVFVTPNGETVVDFGQNLAGTIRVKIQEEIGTEVKFEHGEMLDGQGNFFYVFAGTSRAQEDIYICGEKREEIFEPHFTYHGFRYVRVTGGADWKKEDFTALAISTENEVTGNFQCSDEQINQLQSNIYWSQRSNNITIPTDCPTREKAGWTGDVVVYGATALYNQNMTAFYEDWLRSIRLDQLENGYVLGTVPQIRNYVQQGDTGSLGWGDVILTLPLQLYQFYGDKEVLQANYEAMEEWMQSMERAAHELPSEAVPYGGSQTEQNCDERSLENQRYLINTGFHFGDWIIPSVVNEEGFTDGPASAFLTMNYVGSSLLAADADMFSEISELVGNMENAEKYCAYANRVRQAFEEEYVSEDGKLGQEMQGNYILALRHHMVSPEKEPLLAERLNELVVKNGFRLDTGFMATPHILDILCQYGYADTAWKVLLQKQCPSWLYEVEQGATTVWENWDAVRTDGKLAGCSFNHYAFGCVGDFLYRKVLGIQNTGIGYDKILIAPEYDCPFKWAEGTYHSVNGNIELRWEKNKNQVKISGRIPANTSACLKLPDGTEKELGNGWFEVKAGLDSGIKE
- a CDS encoding glycoside hydrolase family 2 TIM barrel-domain containing protein, translated to MNKKIFKWEDLSVLGENKEKGHAIAFTYDNKEDACKKKEAKTKYSLNGEWKFYYQMGTELPENFAEKQLDDTKWNTITVPSVWQLEGYGKPYYYSSSYPQAINTKKKHIPQISHELQEYGIYRRTFTVPEHFKEQEIFLHFGAVKAALEVYVNGKYVGYSQGSMTPHEFDITDYIENGENQVTAVVWRYSDGTYLEDQDMWFFGGIYREVYLYAEPKVTIRDFYMRADLDEKYSDAQTVLFLQLKCWDEPEDRTGITNQESYQEKIHVKASIPERNEVLGEKELSFDTLNQKEGKTTEIQFHHLVKNPLKWNHEQPNLYTILLEWKINGKTYYKSFRFGFRKVEVVGNILKLNGKRLIIHGVNRHDFDPDHGWAVPKERHLQDIKILKQLNINAVRTSHYPNDPYFYELCDEYGILLMDETDLESHGVRRILPTSDERWTKACIDRVERMILRDRNHPSILFWSLGNEAGKGENFVRMRQSAEKLDDTRIFHYEGMYDKRCTDLLSRMYPDEVEFEKLCKKQKIKNWTAFIANSLAADDKDIDCQMYEKMPVILCEYAHCMGNSLGNFKEYTDAFEQYPHMCGGFIWDFVDQAIHKRKDDTDQWLYGSDFDEAYSPYGFRKKNAKGNDGAFCANGIVAADRTLHPAAYEVRKCYQMLSIAVESMQEKSFRIYNKQMFNGLQNYELHWEAKEDGTLLSQGEISHELLDLISPKTSKVVTIQDKMEGADTITFWWKLKNDTKWARKGDVVAYDQIILKNVIKEKVRKKSENTENITQRRNLSVVETEQEIKISGNHFLYKIKDGLICSAQINGEELFLAPMRPNFSRAMTDNDIDTAHFVPAMLNSMPVKKWQMAEEKLRYVKHTIEQTEEKTKIRTYWRHPLCKALVIEYLFGLDGEVEIRMAGISKKIDFVRIGMTITMPDSFDEISWYGRGPWECYPDRKTAALFDHYSMSVKELEHKYMRPQENGTRCDVKKLELISKDRKRLSIINLNPGGMLFSAWHYSQRALEDATHSHLLKKEWVTTLNVDGAMCGVGGDLPGMLSLHEKYRLRTGEKQTAHFKLKFDE
- a CDS encoding site-specific integrase, with product MAFIRHRRKTYSVVYKILDENGKEHITSETFATQKEADKRKKEIEYKQSIGKFEVQKCATLKELIEEYVQIYGHDKWGVSTYSGNVALINNYILPTIGDTKLAGINTHFIEKYYKDLLKMPAVKSTKNPDGTGTITESTVNEIHKVLRSCFRQTVKWDMMKKNPAVDATVPKAKKQEREIWTAEMLMQALEACDNKMLKIAFQLAFTATLRIGELLGLTWDDMDISEEAIADNKAYVIINKQVERVSKDAIEALNSKEIIMTFPSQKKNNRTVRVLKIPKTDSSVRKVFIPKSVAQCLIDLKADQDEIKEVLGNEYQDYNLVMATTFGIPIGDSYLRTKMQEIIDELGLPDVVFHSLRHTSVTYKLKLSGGDIKAVQGDSGHAQADMVTEVYGHILDEDRRKNAELMENAFYNKENLNPQMKNQDEGSSTITVPDGVDAELLMKVLGNPEMAALLTSLAKTMKV
- a CDS encoding MFS transporter codes for the protein MAKKPLGTDKFGVQKVMRTKDYLGDSLGQFSLNAISTIIGQLTYFYTDKVGLAAGAIATVLLISKIIDAFTDLIMGNIVDHTKPGKEKYRPWLLKAGIPAGIMLVLMFTVPKTSGTLQIAYALVTNILLSAVLYTAVAIPYGSLMAVRTNSQEERGIMGTWRAGAGYVAGFIMAILIIPITNALGGTQSAWIKFGVIIGLFIILAFGIAYLTSRETATESGTVAEKVEEEEEAIPFREAITKLFHNKYWVIVLIVNLLACILYGTTAAAGTYYCKWIFGNDNLVGLLGGVGLIPTFLGFALVGVMIKKLGVVGTLKFSFGIGIISNVLMIFLHNNFTAYMVLGCFTTFATIPMMCLVGVMTTMAIDFNEYKYGVKMVACSNSASSFGGKVGSGVGGSLIGWMLAAVGYDATLSVAPEATKMAIYGFCFIIPLIAFVVMFVLVSQFDLEKKLPQMREEVAKRKQETVTD
- a CDS encoding winged helix-turn-helix transcriptional regulator — its product is MYEEPVSLLKQEVREPVIYNAIITAIATGTSRMSEIATKVGESTTTCTAYIKNLINLGIIKRETPYGEKI